Below is a window of Pyrobaculum aerophilum str. IM2 DNA.
GTTGAATAAACGAACTGTAGTCGTGAGTGCCCGTGAGCAATTTAGCGGCCTCACGCATAACATCAACGTCCTCTCCCCAATGGGGGGCGACGTATAAATAACGCCTTAGTTTAGCCCTCCTCGGGTTAAATCCCTCTGGCACCTCGGCGATTCCCCACGCCCAAGCTCCTTTTGGCATTTTAGAATTGACATAGCCTAGCGCCATTTTCCTCCCGGTCATAACTACGTTGCCCACCGCCGAAACTCCAGGGTCAGTTCTGCTACCACGCCCAAGTATTTCGCCGAAGATGAGCCTTAGGCGTGGCTCTAAGGAATTGGGGTGTCCGGTAAAGCCGTAGAACATAGTGCCGTCGTAAGCAATGCGGTATAAGTAAGGCATATAACCATTGTAAAATTTCGCTTTTAATGCTATACTTCCGGAGGGCGACGGAAGACGACGTGCCGGAAATAGTGTCTTTCACCATGGATACGTGGGAATGGGGGGACTACATCCCCCGAGTTATAGGCAGGTGGGTGGCCGAGCGCAGGGCCTATGTGGCGGTGTGGAGCGGGAGAATAGCTGCAGTCGCCGCGATGTTGCTAATTGGGAAGTCGGCTTATTTACAAGGGCTTAGAGTGAGGCCGGAGTTAAGAGGGCGTGGAATAGGCGAAGCGATGACAAGGTTTCTACTAGACGAGGCCAAGAGGGGAGGGGCCTCAATTGCAACTCTCCTAGTCGCCGAGTGGAACGCGCCAAGCCACAAGCTGGTGCAGAAGGTGGGGTTTAAACTGCGGATGTACATATACGGCGGCAGGCCGCTCGGAAACTCCGGGGGAAGGTGTCTTAGCGGAGTTGAAGCCTATGAGGCAGTGGCTGAGGCGCTTGGGAAGAGCAGGGGCTATGCCTGCCTTCCGGACGAGCCGTGGGTGTGCACTGCGCTGACGCCTTGGGATCTCCTATCCCGCGGAACTCCTTGCGTTGACGAGTCGTTATACATCGGCAGGTTTTCCTTTGGTAAAGCGCGGGGCGATCCCGGAGTAGACGTCACCTCTCTAACGCCTGACGGGTATAAAGAGCGCTACGCAGCCCACTTTTTATACGCCATAGAGCTTTAAAAACCCGTTGCCCAGTGGGATTTATGGAGCCGCGGTCTTTTTACGACGTTACAGAGGCCGAGGACAGGCGAGAACTAGCCCAGTGGATAAAGGCAGGGGTGTTTAACTACGCAGTGTTAATTCCAGAGGACTTGCCCAAGGTCGAGATAGTGGAGACCTTCAAAATGGCTGGGTTTAACCACGTTGAAATAGACGACTCATCTTGGCCGCGGCGTATTGTAGTTAAGACGGAGGGCGGAAGCTATATCTTTAGAAAAATAGAAGAGGGCGTTTATAAAATCGAGAGAAGTTAGCCGATTAACAGTTTTTCCGCCGGTTTCTGTTCAACCAGTTCACCTCTTCGCCCACGCCCTTTCCACATCGTGGCGCCTCTGGTAGCCAGCTCCGTACGTGCCCAATGGGGTTAGTATATTTCTCCTAAGGCGTGAATTCCCAGCTCTCCCAGCCCCTTCTCCACCATCTTTTTATACAGCTCAAGGGCCAGCGCTGTTGCTGGTAGCGAGAGGCTTGCCCTATTGGCCAATTCCATAACGTAGGACAAGTCCTTTTTTAAATGCGCCGCTTTGAAACCCGGCGTCAAGTCGCCTTTTAATAACTTAGGCAAGTAGAGCTCAATTGACCCGGATCTCGCCGCGCCGCCGGTTAACACCTGTACCACTTTATCCATATCGAGACCAAGCGCCTTGGCGAGCCGTAGCCCCTCGACCATAGCCACTGTATTCAACGCCGCTACTACTTGATTTACCAGCTTCATTGCTTGGCCGTAGCCCACGGGGCCTACGTACACAATGTTCTTGCCAAAGGCTTGAAACACTGGCAAAAGCCGTTTAAACAACTCCTCCTTTCCCCCAACCATAACCGTCAAAGTCCCCTCCACAGCCCCCTTCTGGCCGCCCGTGACCGGCGCGTCTAGGAACTCCACGCCGTACTGGGCCAGCCTTTCGGCAAAGCGGCGGGCCCAATCGGGAGAATTAGTAGACATGTCGACGACTATTAAGCCCGGCCTCGCCCCCTCGACAATGCCGCCGGGGCCGAAGAGGACTTGCTCGACATCCGGGGCGTCAGATACCATTATAATCACGACGTCAACTCTTTTTGCCAAATCCCCCGGCGATTGAGCCACGTAGACCCCCAGCTTTTCGAAAGGCTCGGCCTTTGCCCGCGTCCTGTTGTAAACTGCGGCAAGCAGGCCGGCTCTGTGGAGGTGCATAGCCATAGGCCCCCCCATTATGCCCAATCCCACAACCCCAACTCTCATGTGCGATAACGTCAATACATTTAAAACTGTTTTTTACTCCCCTTATGCTTACCCCAGTAGTTTCCTACACCACCGTGAGAGAAGTCAAAGGGCCATTGATAGTGATTGAGAAGACGAGGGGAGTTTCATATGGCGAGGTGGGCGAGGTGATAGGACCCGACGGAGAGCCCAGACGGGTTCAAGTAATTGAGGTGGGGACTGACTACGCCGTGGCGCAAGTGCTGGGAGGCACTCTCGGCTTGCCGGCCAAGGGCTCTACTGTTAGGTTCTACGGGAAGACTTTGAAAATCCCCGTCTCTGAGCAACTAATCGGCAGAATACTCGACGGCAAAGGACAGCCGAGAGATCACATGCCGTTGCCTCCTCCAGAGGACTTCCGCGACGTAAACGGAGAACCTCTTAATCCATACTCCAGGGAGTACCCAGAGGAGCCTATAGAAACTGGCATTTCCGCAATAGACGGCTTATACACCTTAGTGAGGGGGCAGAAACTGCCCATTTTCTCCGGCACAGGCCTGCCTCACAACTTAATGGCGGCTCAAGTAGTGAGACAAGCGACAGTGAGGGGCAGCGAGGAGGAGTTCGCCGTTGTGTTCGTCGGCGTGGGCATAAAGACAGAGGAAGCCCTATTCTTCATGGACGAGTTTAGAAAGACCGGCGCTTTAAGGAGGGCCGTCGCCGTCCTAAACCTCGCCTCAGACCCTGTGGCTGAGCGCATCTTAGCCCCCCGCGTGGGGCTAACCATCGGGGAGTATCTAGCCTGGCAACTGGGCTATCACGTCCTCGTCGTAATTACAGACATGACTAATTACTGCGAGGGCTTGAGGGAGCTCTCCTCAGGCCGCGGCGAGTTGCCAGGACGGCGCGGCTACCCGGGCTATATGTACACAGACCTCGCCACGATATACGAGAGGGCTGGCAGAGCCCGCGGCAGGAGGGGCTCAGTCACACAGTTCCCCATCCTCACTATGCCTCACGACGACATCACCCACCCCATCCCTGACTTAACTGGCTACATCACAGAGGGACAGCTGGTGTTAAGCCGCGCTATGTGGGGCAAGGGCATCTATCCTCCTTTTGACGTCATTATGTCCCTAAGCCGTCTCGCCAAAGACGCAATAGGCGAGGGCAAGACCCGCGAGGATCACAAAGACGTGGCCAACACTCTCATAGCCGCCTATTCAAAGGCGCTTGAGATTAGGAACTTGGCCACGTTAGTGGGAGAGAGGAACTTAGGCTGGCGCGAACGGCGCTACCTCAGATTCGCAGACGCCTTCGAGCAGAGGTTTATAAAACAGGGCTATTATGAGAGGCGCAGTTTTGAGGAGACGTTAGACATAGGCTGGGACGTCCTATCAATACTCCCAGAGGACGAGCTCACCAACGCCCGGCCGCAGATAACGCAGAAATTCTACCGCAGACATATTTTCGAATCCGTCCAGTTGTAACTCCCATCGATTTTTGAGGCTATTAGCCGCCGGAAGAGGTAGCGCGACGGCGCTAGGTAGTAATACGCGCCATCCGGTAAATGGGTTGTGGCTTTAAGTGAGGAGGTTTTGAGAACGGAGATTACGCTGGGCATGCGTTAATGATAGGGTAGGTAGCTCGCTACACGAGGAATGGATATAAGTGGGGGAGAGGGGGTGTGCATGGAAGAGGAGATCATCCCAGTCTACGCCCAGGGATTTTACGTAGTGTCCCAGGGGGTTGTTAACATGATAATTATCTTCGACTATTTGGACAAGGGGCAGTATTACTACAAATTGCTTAAGAGAGGCGGAGAGGGGCTGTCCCGCGAAATAGCCACTGTGTGGGAGAATATGCAGAGGTTTATGGACGAGGAAATTGTTAGAGTCAACGGGGAGAGAGTTCGCCCTGTTCTCCACGAAGTGTACATAGCCTTGAGGGGATCTCCCACAAGGCCTTACATTACGTTTATAGGGTCTTTCCCCGCGCCGCTGAGGCCTGGGGAGAATCTTTATGAGAATTACTACGAGGAGGAAGTGGCCGAGTATGACTACGAGGCCGTGTGGATATTCCCCAAAGGCGCTGAGGTGTTGGAGTGGCACTTCGGCGGGGAGGTGGAGACGCCGGAGCCAAATATATTGCGAGTTGTCGTCGCCAAGGGTACTAACGTGGGCGGTAGAGAATATATAAAATTTAGGATGTAGCTCGCCCCCAATGGCGCACTTCCTCGCGAGTTTTACAGAAAAGCGGTGAATAGCGGGGAGATCTCGCCAGTCCCGCCCGGGCGTTTATATCGCCAACAGGGCGAGTGACGAGCTCCGCCGTCCTAAAGAGGCGCGAAAATACAATAAGGCGCTTTTATCACTTCCCCACAGCCTTGCCATCTGCCTAATGTGACAGTTCCGCCCACACGCTCGCCGCCAAGTCGAAGTTCCTCGCCGTCAAAGCCTTGCGATACGCGCCGCAAAGGGCTGTAATACCCGGGCGTTTCGCGCAGAATGTTATTAAAAATTGGCGTTTTATTTGACGTGGACGTGTGGTATAAATTGAGGTATCTTTGGGCCAGCCTCACCTACAGGGGGAGGCCTGTGGTTAGGCGAGTGCGTTATACAGAAGACATTGTGGAGGAGGTGGTGAGACACTGCCCAAGGCCGTACAGAATGATGTGTTTCGCCGCTGTGAGGGAGCTAAACCTCAGCCTCTCGGCCATAGCAGACGCCGGGAGAGACGTGCCAACCGCCGTGGCTCTGGCTCTGGAGGACGTCACCTCGGGGAGTCCGGACATGCCGCGGTTTTGGAAATACATAAGAACCGGCGACCCGGGCCCTGAGGCCGCGACCTTATTGCAAAAGTGGAGAAGTGCCTTTCGCCCCCGCTAAATAATCCTCTTCCAATAGCGCATGGCGTCTCTCAACACGGCGGACTTGATCTCTCCCAGCTCCTCCGGCGCGTAGGGCAAGACGTCAAAACTGTGTTTTAAGTCGAGGCGCGCCTCCACCTTAGCCACTAGCTCCAGCCGCCTCAGCCAAGGCATTCCTCTAAACGCAGGCGAGACGATTACTATATCAACATCGCTGTCATAGAGCCAATCCCCCCTAGCCCAGGAGCCGAAGAGATAAACGGCATCAACCTCAACGCCCTCCCGCCTAAGTGCCTCTACTAGCTTTAAGATTTCGTCAACAACTTCCTTCGCCATATATAAGCGAGGCGAGTCTAATTAACTCCTTGGCAATTTCCAAGGCGTATTCAGCCTCGCGTTTAGTGAAAAGCTCAGAGGGGGGACCGCCGGCGGCGTCTGGATATCTAGAAGTGGCGTAGTATTTAGTGAGAACTGCCAGCCCGTCGACCAGCTGGGGCGAGAGCTCTGCCCCGTGTTGTTTAAGCTCTCTGTACAGTTCTAACAAGTTGTGCCTTTTGGGAGGCTCTCTCCTCGCAAAGACATAGAAAAGGGATTTTAACACTTTCTCTGCCGCTTGATGGGAGTAAAAGGCAGAGGAGTGGTAAACCCCCGCGTTAAATAAAAGCTCGGCGGTTTTGCAGTCGCGGATCCCCTCTCTGAACCACATTAATGCCTCTTCCCTCATGTCACCTGCTCCAGTACTATCCCCCTGCCGGACTCAATTCTAACTCTAAACGCCTTAGACTCATGCGCCGTCATTCTCATCTTTTTAATAATAAGCCAGCGGCGCACCTCCTTTGCCGTCTCCACGTCGTCCATCCACATGTGAATCACGCCGTCGGCGATATGCTCTAAGCCGAAGCCGTAAGCCTGCCGCGTAGTTGGCGCATACTGGCTTGTGAGCATCGCCGTCACGTTATCCCTATGCGTGGCGATTTTCAACTGGTACGAGTACTTACGGGCCATGACCGGCTTATCAACCCAGAAGGCTGACATGGAGTCTATCACCAGCCTCACGTGGCGCTCCGGCGTCCCCTTCTCCCCGGCCACCGCCAAGATGTGATAGGCCTCGTTTATTGCTTCAATTAACGTGTCAATTGACAAAGCGGCATAGCGCTTAACTTTCTCAGG
It encodes the following:
- a CDS encoding GNAT family N-acetyltransferase, with the protein product MLYFRRATEDDVPEIVSFTMDTWEWGDYIPRVIGRWVAERRAYVAVWSGRIAAVAAMLLIGKSAYLQGLRVRPELRGRGIGEAMTRFLLDEAKRGGASIATLLVAEWNAPSHKLVQKVGFKLRMYIYGGRPLGNSGGRCLSGVEAYEAVAEALGKSRGYACLPDEPWVCTALTPWDLLSRGTPCVDESLYIGRFSFGKARGDPGVDVTSLTPDGYKERYAAHFLYAIEL
- a CDS encoding NAD(P)-dependent oxidoreductase; its protein translation is MRVGVVGLGIMGGPMAMHLHRAGLLAAVYNRTRAKAEPFEKLGVYVAQSPGDLAKRVDVVIIMVSDAPDVEQVLFGPGGIVEGARPGLIVVDMSTNSPDWARRFAERLAQYGVEFLDAPVTGGQKGAVEGTLTVMVGGKEELFKRLLPVFQAFGKNIVYVGPVGYGQAMKLVNQVVAALNTVAMVEGLRLAKALGLDMDKVVQVLTGGAARSGSIELYLPKLLKGDLTPGFKAAHLKKDLSYVMELANRASLSLPATALALELYKKMVEKGLGELGIHALGEIY
- a CDS encoding nucleotidyltransferase domain-containing protein is translated as MAKEVVDEILKLVEALRREGVEVDAVYLFGSWARGDWLYDSDVDIVIVSPAFRGMPWLRRLELVAKVEARLDLKHSFDVLPYAPEELGEIKSAVLRDAMRYWKRII
- a CDS encoding KaiC domain-containing protein; translated protein: MKRISTGVDVLDKALEGGIPQGSWVVVTGEPGVGKSILCIHFAYAGLRAGDPVVYVTTEQEFRDVMEQAKQLGMDFSRFSVYNIAWKKEPEELPEIVVIDIFGLLKVARQLTEKSKEESPEKVKRYAALSIDTLIEAINEAYHILAVAGEKGTPERHVRLVIDSMSAFWVDKPVMARKYSYQLKIATHRDNVTAMLTSQYAPTTRQAYGFGLEHIADGVIHMWMDDVETAKEVRRWLIIKKMRMTAHESKAFRVRIESGRGIVLEQVT
- a CDS encoding HEPN domain-containing protein: MREEALMWFREGIRDCKTAELLFNAGVYHSSAFYSHQAAEKVLKSLFYVFARREPPKRHNLLELYRELKQHGAELSPQLVDGLAVLTKYYATSRYPDAAGGPPSELFTKREAEYALEIAKELIRLASLIYGEGSC
- a CDS encoding V-type ATP synthase subunit B, with protein sequence MLTPVVSYTTVREVKGPLIVIEKTRGVSYGEVGEVIGPDGEPRRVQVIEVGTDYAVAQVLGGTLGLPAKGSTVRFYGKTLKIPVSEQLIGRILDGKGQPRDHMPLPPPEDFRDVNGEPLNPYSREYPEEPIETGISAIDGLYTLVRGQKLPIFSGTGLPHNLMAAQVVRQATVRGSEEEFAVVFVGVGIKTEEALFFMDEFRKTGALRRAVAVLNLASDPVAERILAPRVGLTIGEYLAWQLGYHVLVVITDMTNYCEGLRELSSGRGELPGRRGYPGYMYTDLATIYERAGRARGRRGSVTQFPILTMPHDDITHPIPDLTGYITEGQLVLSRAMWGKGIYPPFDVIMSLSRLAKDAIGEGKTREDHKDVANTLIAAYSKALEIRNLATLVGERNLGWRERRYLRFADAFEQRFIKQGYYERRSFEETLDIGWDVLSILPEDELTNARPQITQKFYRRHIFESVQL